The genomic window TCTCTCCTTTTCCATTCTTTCCATCCTTACCCGAAGAACCTTTATCTCCACTTTTGTTACCTTGTCCTTCTTTACCCTGACCATCTTTACCCTGTCCGTTTTGTCCTTGTCCAGACTTTCCATCTTTACCCTCTCCAGGTTTATCTCCGGGTTGCTGTCCAGGTTTCATACCTTCTTTCATCTTGTCAGCAAGACCTTTTTGTTTCTGAATAATATCTGGCAATTGCATTCCTTGTCCGTCACCTGGTTTAGGTTTCCCCGCTCCCGGTTTAGACATAGACATCTGCATATTATTCAATAAATCACTTAAGAAATCTGCTAACTTATTGGCAGATGAAACTGCGTATTGTTGGTGTGAAACTCCTCTTGGAATCTGTACATCGGTTAAAGTTTCAATAGCCTTGTCCATGTTATATTGTACATTTCCAATTTCTTTAGTAACGTCTTCTGCTACTTTAGGATTACGTAATGAAAGTGCAAACAAACTGTCATCAACATGTCTAAACTGTTGTTTTAAATTTTGCTGAATCTTGATGTTTTTTGTAAATGTAGAAGAACCTAATTTCATTGCTTTAAACTGTTTCATCACATCTTCTTGTGATAAAGAATAAGCTAAAAGATTATCCAGAATCTGACGAAGCATTGCTACATCTTCTTCCAATTGTTCTTGTTCACCACCTTCCATTTCACTCTGCATTTCCTGAGACATAGACTTCATTTTCTTCGCTGCACTTTTCTGTTTTGTTTTAGCAGTAGAAGTATTCTTTTTACTCAATTCTTCAGAAGCTTTATTCAAATCGTTCTCAACATCTTTTTCTTTAGAAGCGTCTGATGGGATATCCAAAGGTTTCTTCAAAGTCTTATTTTCCTCTTTCAAATCTTTTAAATCTTCCTGAATCTTATCAAAAGATTTATTGATTTCATCTTGCTTCTCTTTCGTATTTTCTTTCTCTTTATTCGATAACTGTTCCTGTTGTTCTGACAGTTTATTTAGTTTCTCTGCAACTTGTTCTGCTTTCTTCGAAACATAAAAACGCTTAGTTAACTCAACTAATTGCTCTAAATTACGAGATTGGTTTTTACTGATTTGTTTGAACTTTTCCATCTTATCAAACAGTTCTTCACTGTTTAATTTATCATTCAAGTTCTTCAACTCATCTAATAATTTCTGATTCTTTTCTAAATCTTTCTGCGCATTATCTAAGCGCTTTTGTAAATCTTCAGCAGTTTTATCTTTCTTATCGTCTTTAAACTTATCTAGATTCTGATTCATTTTTTCAGAAAACTGTTTCATCATTTCGTCCTGTTGTTTCTGACGTTTGATAAAATCATTAATCTTCTGCTGATCTTTAAACTCTAAATTATCTTTTTCTTTTCCAGTATTCTGAAGCTTATCCATTTCTGAAATCTGCTTCGTTTGGTTCTTTAAAGATTTAGATAAACTATTGATATTATTGTTTTGCTGTTGTAATTCTTGATCCTGAATTTCATCTGTTGTAGCTACGCGATCTGAAAATGTAGAAGACTTTGAAGACTTAAATCCGTGTGGTGCATCGTTATCAAAAACTTCAAAATAGTATTCGTATGAAACTCCTTCTTCTACCGGAAGGTTACTTGGAAAATTAAAAACAAATTGATCAAATACGCCAGCCTTCACAGGAATGTTTCCACGTTTAGCAGACTGAGGTTTGTTACGTTCATAGTATACAATTTGTAATTTAGAAAGTCCATAATCGTCACCCAATCTTCCTAGAATATAGGTCTTGTCTAGCTTCAAACTGTCTGGCGCTGGCCCCACATTTATAGTTGGAAACTGATCTTTGATTACAGACAGCTGATAATCTAGTTTTTCGTAGTTTTTAACCTTATCATTAGACGTAAGTATTTGATATTCGGTATTTTGACTTATACTTTTACTCAATTTAAAGTCATTTTCAACCTTATTGAACTTAAATACTTCATTATCTCTTTTCCATTCAATTTCTTGTGTAGATTTAGTATTCATTTTCCAAGTTACAGTTGTTCCTTCAGGTACAATTGCGTTTCCAGTTCCCTGAATTGTCTCTGATTTTTTCTTTAGATAAGAAGGAAAATTTAAAACCATTTCGAAGTTTGCAATAGATGGAACTGTGATTACTTTCAATTCATATTCTTCTGAAACAACTGAATTTCCTTCAAAAGAAAATTGAATATTATCAGCTGGTTTCTCTACTTTAAATTCAAACTTTCCAGGTTGAGAAGATTCCATAAAATAGCTTTCATCACCAATATGAATCATCACATTTTCTGGAACTACGTTTCCAACTGATTCCATTTTGATGACAAAATCTTTGTTTTGTTCAGCTTGCAAATTCGAATTCAAAACCACAAACTTGAAAGGAGCTGGTGGTAAAAAAGCAGAATTGAAATGCACTACTCTATTCAAACTTTGAGAAATAATATTGCTATTTCCAGAAATATAAAACACAGCAAAAAGCAAAATTGGTACTAAAGCTAATGGCAAATATTTTTTGTTAGCTTTAAAATTGATTGCATTTCCGAATGGAATTGGCTGCAGTGAATTTGCTTTTTGCTCAATTGAAGCTAGAACCAATTCTGAACTTTCTGAATTATTTTCAGAAGACAATTGCAAAAAGTTGGTAAGCTTATCACTCACTTCTGTAAAATGATTTCCAATAATTTTTGAAGCCTCAGTATAATCTATTCCCTTTTGAAGTTTGAATAACTTAAACAATGGAAAAAGAATTAAACGAACTAAAAGGAAAACTTCTACTCCAATAAATAACCAAAATAGAAAAGTTCTTCCTAATGGTTTTAACCAAAGAAAGTACTCCACAAAAAGCGTAAACAAAAAATATAACAATCCAAAACCGGTAAAAAGTAATATCCCTTTTATCAGTTCGTTGGTATAATATTTCTTAATGAAAGCCTCTAACTTTTGATATATTGCAGATGATGTTTTCAAAATAAATCCGTTTTAATTATAACCTATAAAAGTAGTAATTATAAAGATTCAAATTCCAAAAAATAAATTCCAAATTCCAAGTATTCACTGTGTTTGGAATTTGGAATTTTAAAAAATTCGGATTTATCTAAAGTTGTATCTTTGCAACAAAATTTTAAACAAATGTCAAAGCAAGTTCGTGTGCGTTTTGCACCAAGTCCGACTGGACCGTTACATATTGGCGGAGTTCGTACTGCCCTATTTAATTATCTATTTGCAAAGAAACATAATGGTGTTTTTTATCTGAGAATTGAAGATACAGATCAGACTCGTTTTGTTCCAGGTGCAGAGGCTTACATTATGGAAGCTCTTGAATGGTTAGGAATTGCTCCTGAAGAAACAGTTGGAAAAAATGAAAAATTTGGTCCATACAGACAAAGCGAACGTAAAGATTTATACCAACAATATGCAGATCAGCTGATAAATTCTGGTTGGGCATATTATGCTTTTGATACTCCAGAAGCTTTGGATGCACATAGAAAACAACACGAAGCTGAAGGAAAAACATTTATTTACAATCATCATAATCGTGAAAAATTAGATACTTCTTTAGTAATTTCTGCTGATGAAGTTTCTAAAAGAATTGCAAATGGCGAGCATTATGTAATTCGTTTTAAAACTCCAGTTGATGAAACTTTGCATTTGAAAGATATTATTCGTGGTGATGTTAAGTTTGAAACTAATCTTTTGGATGATAAAGTTTTGTTCAAAAGTGACGGAATGCCAACGTATCATTTAGCCAATATTGTTGATGATCATTTGATGGAAACTTCACATGTAATTCGTGGAGAAGAATGGTTGCCTTCTATGCCACTTCACGTTTTATTATACAAAGCATTTGGTTGGGAAGCTCCAGAATTTGCACACTTACCTTTGATTTTGAAACCAGTTGGAAATGGTAAATTATCAAAAAGAGATGGAGACAAAATGGGATTCCCTGTATTTCCTTTAGAATGGAAAACTGAAGAAGGTGTTTCATCTGGTTATAGAGAAAAAGGATTTTTCCCAGAAGCGGTTGTAAACTTCCTTGCTCTTTTAGGATGGAATGATGGAACAGACAAAGAATTATTCTCGTTAGAGGAATTAGCTCAATCTTTTGACTTGAACAGAGTTCACAAAGCTGGAGCAAAATTTGATCCTGAGAAAAACAAATGGTTCAATCACCAATATTTAATAAAACAAAATGATGCAGATTTAGCGAAAACCTTCTCTCCTATTTTGGAAGAAAAAGGCATTGATGTTTCTAAATATGATCTAACTAGAATTGTTTCGTTGATTAAAGAAAGAGCAAACTTTGTTTCTGAATTTTGGGATTTGACTGATTTCTTTTTCCAAGCACCAACATCTTATGATGAGAAAGCAAGTAAAAATTGGAAAGAAGAAACTCCAACTTTAATGCAGGAACTGATTTCTGTTTTAGAAAATATTGAAGATTTTACTTCTGCAAATATTGAAGCAATCGTGAAAGATTGGTTAACTAAAAACGAAATCGGAATGGGTAAAGTAATGCAACCTTTCCGTTTAAGTTTGGTTGGAGCACTTAAAGGTCCTCACCTATTTGACATTGCTGAAATCATAGGAAAAGAAGAAACTATTTCTAGAATTCAGAAAGCAATTTCTACTTTATAAAAATATTTTTACCATTAAGATATTAAGAAAATTAAGCTCAACTTAATGGTAAAAAAAGAACGTTTTTTAAGTTCATAAAGCTTAATTCTCTTGACAAAGTTTTGACTTAATTATCTTAATGCCTTTAATGGTTCAAAAAAATTAAACGCTAAGTAACATCTACAAAATGTTCTTAGCGTTTTTTTAATGTTTGATAATTTCTTTTTAGAAGAATTTTCGTAATTTACCAGAATCATAAATATAAATTACAAAATCATGAGTACAGCATTTATTATCTTTTTAGTATTGGCATTCTTCATTTTCATGTCGTCGTTCTTTACTGTAAAACAGCAATCGTCTGTTATTATCGAACGATTTGGAAAATTCCAGAGTGTTAGAAATTCAGGATTGCAACTTAAAATTCCGATGGTAGATAGATTGGCCGGAAGAGTGAATCTCAAAATTCAGCAATTAGATGTTATCATCGAAACTAAAACTAGAGACAACGTTTTCATTAAAATGAAAGTCTCAGTTCAGTTCAAAGTGATTCAAGATAAAGTGTATGAAGCATTTTACAAATTAGAATATCCGCATGATCAGATTACTTCTTATGTATTTGACGTAGTTCGTGCTGAAGTTCCGAAACTAAAATTGGATGACGTTTTTGAAAGAAAAGATGATATTGCAGTGGCAGTAAAACGTGAATTGAACGAGGCAATGTCAACTTACGGATATGATATCATCAATACTTTGGTTACTGATATTGATCCAGATATTCAGGTAAAAAATGCAATGAACAGAATCAACGCTGCCGATAGAGAAAAAACCGCTGCTGAATTTGAAGCTGAAAGTTCAAGAATTAGAATCGTTGCAAAAGCAAAAGCCGAAGCTGAAAGTAAACGTTTACAAGGACAAGGTATTGCAGATCAGCGTCGTGAAATTGCAAGAGGTTTGGTTGAAAGTGTTGAAGTTTTGAACCAAGTTGGAATCAACTCTCAAGAAGCTTCTGCCCTAATTGTAGTTACTCAGCATTATGATACTTTACAATCTATTGGATCTGATACAAACTCAAACTTAATTCTTCTTCCAAATTCTCCACAAGCTGGAAGCGATATGTTGAATAACATGGTTGCATCATTTACAGCTTCAAACCAAGTTGGCGAAATGATGAAAAAAGGAAACAAGAAAATTGAAAAACCAAAACCAACTCACAGACAATCTGGCTACGAAGATGATATTCAACCAGATGTTCAACAATAATTTAAAAATAAAAAAGAGGCTTAATCGCCTCTTTTTCTATTTATGAACCAACCTATTACATACGGTAAAATGGTCTGGATAATTTTTACATAAGAATTTGAAAAGTAATCTGTGTAAGATGAAATGAACCCATTTACAATATTTTGCGGTGTGATACTTTCCTTTGTTTTCTGAAAACTCAAAACCAATTTCTGATAATTGATTTCTTTTTCCAATTTCAAAATTTCTAGATCTCTTTCAATCTCAGCATACGAAGAGTATTTTTTTCTTTCCATAATTAATCATTAAAAAAGATTTCTGAAAATTTCTCCAAGATTGGCCCTTCAACAAATTTGTCTTTTATAAAGAAAAGCAAAATAGTTATTACCAAATAGATTCCTCCTACTGTCAAAAATCCGAGAGCATTACTTTCAAACAAAGAACCAAAAGCATACGCTGCGGCAAAAGATCCAAAAATCATTACCATACTAAAACACAA from Flavobacterium sp. KACC 22763 includes these protein-coding regions:
- a CDS encoding DUF6327 family protein; this encodes MERKKYSSYAEIERDLEILKLEKEINYQKLVLSFQKTKESITPQNIVNGFISSYTDYFSNSYVKIIQTILPYVIGWFINRKRGD
- a CDS encoding DUF4175 family protein, translated to MKTSSAIYQKLEAFIKKYYTNELIKGILLFTGFGLLYFLFTLFVEYFLWLKPLGRTFLFWLFIGVEVFLLVRLILFPLFKLFKLQKGIDYTEASKIIGNHFTEVSDKLTNFLQLSSENNSESSELVLASIEQKANSLQPIPFGNAINFKANKKYLPLALVPILLFAVFYISGNSNIISQSLNRVVHFNSAFLPPAPFKFVVLNSNLQAEQNKDFVIKMESVGNVVPENVMIHIGDESYFMESSQPGKFEFKVEKPADNIQFSFEGNSVVSEEYELKVITVPSIANFEMVLNFPSYLKKKSETIQGTGNAIVPEGTTVTWKMNTKSTQEIEWKRDNEVFKFNKVENDFKLSKSISQNTEYQILTSNDKVKNYEKLDYQLSVIKDQFPTINVGPAPDSLKLDKTYILGRLGDDYGLSKLQIVYYERNKPQSAKRGNIPVKAGVFDQFVFNFPSNLPVEEGVSYEYYFEVFDNDAPHGFKSSKSSTFSDRVATTDEIQDQELQQQNNNINSLSKSLKNQTKQISEMDKLQNTGKEKDNLEFKDQQKINDFIKRQKQQDEMMKQFSEKMNQNLDKFKDDKKDKTAEDLQKRLDNAQKDLEKNQKLLDELKNLNDKLNSEELFDKMEKFKQISKNQSRNLEQLVELTKRFYVSKKAEQVAEKLNKLSEQQEQLSNKEKENTKEKQDEINKSFDKIQEDLKDLKEENKTLKKPLDIPSDASKEKDVENDLNKASEELSKKNTSTAKTKQKSAAKKMKSMSQEMQSEMEGGEQEQLEEDVAMLRQILDNLLAYSLSQEDVMKQFKAMKLGSSTFTKNIKIQQNLKQQFRHVDDSLFALSLRNPKVAEDVTKEIGNVQYNMDKAIETLTDVQIPRGVSHQQYAVSSANKLADFLSDLLNNMQMSMSKPGAGKPKPGDGQGMQLPDIIQKQKGLADKMKEGMKPGQQPGDKPGEGKDGKSGQGQNGQGKDGQGKEGQGNKSGDKGSSGKDGKNGKGEKNGNEGEDGEGDAEAIMEIYKEQVKLREALQKELAKKGLDSQGKSVIDQMKQSEKQILNKGFKNENLQRILNIQQELWKLNNAVQQQGQDTQRQSETNKAEFTNRSNALPSSLLEYLNSVEILNRQSLPLRSNFNQKVQEYFNTK
- a CDS encoding competence protein codes for the protein MAFEELKENTEKVQDQAKEYIESHLAYYKLWGFKVAMKSTTLIFKFTLILLCFSMVMIFGSFAAAYAFGSLFESNALGFLTVGGIYLVITILLFFIKDKFVEGPILEKFSEIFFND
- the gltX gene encoding glutamate--tRNA ligase; the encoded protein is MSKQVRVRFAPSPTGPLHIGGVRTALFNYLFAKKHNGVFYLRIEDTDQTRFVPGAEAYIMEALEWLGIAPEETVGKNEKFGPYRQSERKDLYQQYADQLINSGWAYYAFDTPEALDAHRKQHEAEGKTFIYNHHNREKLDTSLVISADEVSKRIANGEHYVIRFKTPVDETLHLKDIIRGDVKFETNLLDDKVLFKSDGMPTYHLANIVDDHLMETSHVIRGEEWLPSMPLHVLLYKAFGWEAPEFAHLPLILKPVGNGKLSKRDGDKMGFPVFPLEWKTEEGVSSGYREKGFFPEAVVNFLALLGWNDGTDKELFSLEELAQSFDLNRVHKAGAKFDPEKNKWFNHQYLIKQNDADLAKTFSPILEEKGIDVSKYDLTRIVSLIKERANFVSEFWDLTDFFFQAPTSYDEKASKNWKEETPTLMQELISVLENIEDFTSANIEAIVKDWLTKNEIGMGKVMQPFRLSLVGALKGPHLFDIAEIIGKEETISRIQKAISTL
- a CDS encoding SPFH domain-containing protein; translation: MSTAFIIFLVLAFFIFMSSFFTVKQQSSVIIERFGKFQSVRNSGLQLKIPMVDRLAGRVNLKIQQLDVIIETKTRDNVFIKMKVSVQFKVIQDKVYEAFYKLEYPHDQITSYVFDVVRAEVPKLKLDDVFERKDDIAVAVKRELNEAMSTYGYDIINTLVTDIDPDIQVKNAMNRINAADREKTAAEFEAESSRIRIVAKAKAEAESKRLQGQGIADQRREIARGLVESVEVLNQVGINSQEASALIVVTQHYDTLQSIGSDTNSNLILLPNSPQAGSDMLNNMVASFTASNQVGEMMKKGNKKIEKPKPTHRQSGYEDDIQPDVQQ